Proteins from a genomic interval of Zingiber officinale cultivar Zhangliang chromosome 1B, Zo_v1.1, whole genome shotgun sequence:
- the LOC122046866 gene encoding pathogenesis-related protein 1-like isoform X2 — MVSGSFTGEVTLNVSAARLWKGGIEEPHILYPKLMPDYISKAERIGEGVGAINVFYYSPAANLPPGSLIKNKIEVLDEATFTFKNSSVEGGLLGVLVNSFTYESVFIPSGPDSCVAKIKFDYETIADQDLSEEELKAGRDGSIAVLKATEGYLLANPDVYA; from the exons ATGGTTTCCGGTTCCTTCACCGGCGAGGTCACTCTCAATGTCTCAGCCGCAAGACTCTGGAAAGGAGGGATCGAGGAGCCCCATATCTTGTACCCCAAGCTCATGCCTGATTATATTTCCAAAGCCGAGCGTATTGGAGAGGGAGTCGGAGCTATTAACGTTTTCTACTACTCTCCGG CCGCAAATCTGCCACCGGGAAGCCTCATCAAGAACAAGATAGAAGTGCTCGATGAAGCGACTTTCACTTTTAAGAACTCGTCCGTCGAAGGAGGGCTCCTTGGAGTGCTTGTTAACTCATTCACCTATGAGTCCGTCTTCATTCCATCCGGTCCTGATAGTTGCGTTGCGAAGATCAAGTTCGACTATGAAACAATTGCGGACCAAGATCTCAGTGAAGAGGAACTAAAAGCCGGCAGAGATGGATCGATCGCAGTGCTCAAGGCCACCGAAGGATATCTACTTGCCAATCCTGATGTCTACGCTTAA